From Acidobacteriota bacterium, one genomic window encodes:
- a CDS encoding DUF3703 domain-containing protein, whose protein sequence is MASLRNHIESELKLASDFRKQGDLASAFRHLERAHVLGQSLTVDHTRIHWRMLMLGLRMRSPREIWGQLIRIVGAATKTPLGIYPKGNTGGANVWFFEPMPVEKDLAEILDSAK, encoded by the coding sequence ATGGCATCACTGCGGAATCATATCGAATCGGAGCTAAAACTCGCGAGCGACTTTCGTAAGCAGGGCGATCTCGCGTCGGCATTTCGACACCTCGAGCGAGCCCATGTGCTCGGCCAGTCTTTGACCGTCGATCACACGCGTATCCACTGGCGGATGTTAATGCTTGGGCTGCGAATGCGGTCGCCGAGGGAGATCTGGGGACAATTGATCCGGATCGTGGGTGCCGCGACCAAAACTCCGCTCGGCATCTATCCCAAAGGCAACACGGGCGGTGCGAATGTCTGGTTTTTCGAACCGATGCCGGTCGAGAAGGACCTGGCTGAGATTTTAGATTCCGCCAAATAA
- a CDS encoding multicopper oxidase domain-containing protein, with translation MKFFFACVCVAVSALTGYSQNVVRYDLTIDHKMVNYSGKTGHAIVVNGQIPGPTLEFTEGDIAEIHVKNNLHEQSSVHWHGILLPNEQDGVPFLTTTPIKPMGTHVFRFPIKQSGTYWYHSHSNLQEQMGLYGALIIKKRDEPPMPSYTVLFSDWTDEHPHEVMRNLKNANDWYAIKKDAVQSYGEALKAGAFKAKFRQEWQRMNAMDVSDVYYDAFLANGKKEDTAPHFKAGDKVRLRIINGSASTYFWIQFAGSQLSVVASDGMDVVPVDVDRMLIGIAETYDVIITIPEDKSFELRATAEDRTKATSLWLGSGERVAAPVLPKLKLFEGMKMMNDMGKHKMQMSYQQMDMNDVMYPETVPDPTKPGELPPVTLNYAMLKSPTKTEFAPDKPLREIKFRLTGNMNRYMWSMDDKPLSKSDKILIKKGETVRITIYNDTMMRHPMHLHGHFFRVLNGQGEYSPLKNVLDIMPMETDVIEFDANEEKDWFFHCHVLYHMMAGMGRVFSYADSPPNTQVPPTKQMWNYFRSEDNRMIHSMFNLAAQSNGVFGHGMVANNYNFAATQFHFNPKHGFESETKFGRYIDKQQFLNIYAGFEINREKEHDEGRWKTEGFGTLGFEYTLPMFIKADGRVNTKGKFRLQLSREDIALSKRLRFDAMWNTDKEYDLKMRYILAKRWQISGNYYNHFGFGGGITYSY, from the coding sequence ATGAAGTTTTTTTTCGCCTGCGTATGCGTGGCTGTTTCTGCGCTTACAGGGTACTCACAAAATGTCGTCCGTTATGACCTGACGATCGACCATAAAATGGTCAATTACTCGGGCAAAACCGGTCATGCAATTGTGGTCAACGGGCAAATTCCGGGGCCGACACTCGAGTTTACTGAGGGTGATATAGCAGAGATCCACGTCAAGAATAATCTGCACGAGCAATCATCAGTACACTGGCACGGCATACTTTTGCCAAACGAACAGGACGGTGTTCCGTTTCTGACGACAACGCCGATCAAGCCGATGGGCACGCACGTTTTTCGTTTCCCGATCAAGCAGAGCGGCACATATTGGTATCATTCGCATAGCAATCTGCAGGAGCAAATGGGACTGTATGGAGCTCTGATCATCAAGAAGCGCGACGAACCGCCGATGCCGAGCTACACGGTACTTTTCAGCGATTGGACCGACGAACATCCGCACGAAGTGATGCGAAATCTCAAGAACGCGAACGACTGGTACGCGATAAAAAAGGACGCTGTCCAGAGCTACGGCGAAGCGCTAAAAGCTGGTGCGTTCAAGGCAAAATTTCGCCAGGAATGGCAGCGGATGAACGCTATGGACGTCTCGGACGTTTATTACGACGCTTTCCTAGCTAACGGGAAAAAGGAAGATACGGCTCCGCACTTCAAGGCTGGCGACAAGGTACGATTGCGGATCATTAACGGCTCCGCCTCGACCTATTTCTGGATCCAATTTGCCGGAAGCCAGCTTTCAGTCGTTGCGAGCGACGGAATGGATGTCGTCCCGGTTGACGTCGACCGGATGTTGATCGGTATAGCCGAGACCTACGACGTGATCATCACCATTCCCGAGGACAAGTCGTTCGAGCTGCGGGCGACCGCCGAGGATCGCACAAAAGCAACTTCGCTCTGGCTCGGTTCCGGCGAGCGGGTCGCTGCTCCGGTGCTGCCGAAACTCAAACTCTTCGAGGGCATGAAGATGATGAACGACATGGGCAAGCACAAAATGCAGATGAGCTATCAGCAAATGGATATGAACGATGTAATGTATCCGGAAACTGTGCCCGACCCCACGAAGCCCGGTGAATTGCCGCCTGTGACGCTCAACTATGCGATGCTCAAATCGCCGACAAAGACGGAGTTTGCACCTGATAAGCCGCTTCGCGAGATCAAGTTTCGCCTGACCGGCAACATGAATCGCTACATGTGGAGCATGGACGACAAGCCTCTTTCTAAGTCCGACAAGATCCTCATCAAGAAAGGCGAAACCGTTCGTATCACGATATACAACGACACAATGATGCGGCATCCGATGCACCTGCACGGGCATTTCTTCCGGGTACTCAACGGCCAGGGCGAATATTCGCCTCTTAAGAACGTCCTCGACATAATGCCGATGGAAACAGACGTGATCGAGTTCGACGCGAATGAGGAGAAAGACTGGTTCTTTCACTGCCACGTGCTCTATCACATGATGGCGGGCATGGGTCGGGTATTCAGTTACGCCGATTCCCCGCCCAATACACAGGTTCCGCCAACGAAACAGATGTGGAATTATTTCCGGAGTGAGGACAATCGAATGATACATTCGATGTTCAACCTCGCAGCTCAGTCGAATGGTGTTTTTGGCCACGGAATGGTCGCAAACAACTATAATTTCGCGGCAACGCAGTTTCACTTTAATCCTAAACACGGATTCGAGAGCGAGACAAAATTCGGCCGCTACATCGACAAACAGCAGTTCCTTAATATCTATGCCGGCTTCGAAATTAACCGCGAAAAGGAACATGACGAAGGCCGCTGGAAGACGGAGGGTTTCGGAACGCTCGGGTTCGAATACACGCTGCCCATGTTCATCAAAGCTGACGGCCGCGTGAATACAAAAGGCAAATTTCGCCTGCAATTAAGCCGTGAGGACATCGCTCTCTCAAAACGCCTGCGGTTCGACGCGATGTGGAATACGGACAAGGAATATGATCTGAAGATGCGTTATATCCTCGCGAAACGCTGGCAGATCAGCGGGAACTATTACAACCATTTTGGTTTTGGAGGTGGCATAACTTATAGCTACTGA
- a CDS encoding DUF3347 domain-containing protein, translating to MKKLLFISFICAFAAAAEAAQDLDPVDPAVQKHVGASLASYYALKDALVDSNVEIASAKADELLKTLDAVDTTKMTTPQKTQWGKLEKLIRTDSVHINRNKEIEHQREHFIKLSNNMYALVFGFKANETDAYLQYCPMKKASWLSKSKDIKNPYYGSKMLTCGSVKATLKKG from the coding sequence ATGAAAAAGCTGCTATTTATTTCATTTATTTGTGCATTTGCGGCCGCTGCTGAAGCCGCACAAGATCTCGACCCTGTCGACCCTGCGGTGCAAAAACATGTCGGAGCCTCGCTCGCCAGCTATTACGCGCTTAAGGACGCATTGGTTGATTCAAACGTTGAGATCGCAAGTGCGAAAGCTGATGAGCTTCTCAAAACCCTCGATGCGGTCGACACAACGAAGATGACCACGCCTCAGAAAACCCAATGGGGAAAGCTCGAGAAACTTATCCGCACGGATTCGGTCCACATTAACCGCAACAAAGAGATCGAGCATCAGCGGGAACATTTTATAAAGCTCTCCAATAATATGTACGCCCTGGTCTTCGGCTTTAAGGCGAACGAGACCGATGCGTATCTACAATATTGTCCAATGAAAAAGGCTTCCTGGCTTTCCAAAAGCAAGGACATCAAAAATCCGTATTATGGCAGCAAAATGCTCACTTGCGGTTCGGTTAAAGCGACCCTAAAGAAGGGCTGA
- a CDS encoding DUF305 domain-containing protein: MIAFKSILIVAAAAVFAACGSQSNSNDATSYANMNHNAPTVPSAERGTMDHGSMDHSTMKSSPNASDAQYDLQFIDTMIAHHQGAVDMAKLIQAKALSGELKKLGINIISSQEKEIAAMRAWRDQWFGGKPPAINMEMAGMAASMTGMDMKKLDSLSGKAFDLEFVKQMIPHHEGAVVMAKEALKRSKKDEIKTLAAVIIRDQQAEIQQMTGWQQEWNK, translated from the coding sequence ATGATAGCATTCAAATCGATACTGATCGTGGCCGCAGCGGCGGTATTTGCAGCTTGTGGATCTCAGTCCAATTCAAATGACGCTACATCGTACGCGAACATGAACCACAACGCCCCGACTGTACCGTCCGCTGAGCGCGGCACGATGGATCATGGCTCGATGGATCACTCGACGATGAAAAGCTCGCCGAATGCGTCCGACGCGCAGTACGACCTGCAGTTCATTGACACCATGATCGCCCATCATCAGGGAGCGGTCGATATGGCCAAGCTCATCCAGGCAAAGGCCCTGAGCGGTGAGTTGAAGAAACTCGGGATAAATATCATTTCATCACAAGAGAAGGAAATTGCGGCTATGCGTGCGTGGCGTGACCAATGGTTCGGCGGCAAACCTCCGGCGATAAATATGGAGATGGCAGGTATGGCAGCCTCGATGACGGGGATGGACATGAAAAAGCTCGATTCCCTAAGCGGAAAAGCATTCGACCTCGAATTCGTCAAACAAATGATCCCTCATCATGAAGGTGCCGTTGTGATGGCGAAAGAGGCTCTAAAGAGATCTAAAAAGGATGAGATAAAGACGCTCGCTGCCGTGATAATTCGTGATCAGCAGGCCGAGATACAGCAGATGACAGGCTGGCAGCAAGAATGGAACAAATGA
- a CDS encoding disulfide bond formation protein B, whose amino-acid sequence MTESSTITGKNISPLLYAAWLFALIGTIGSLFLSEVMLFPPCVLCWYQRIALYPLVVIIGIGIAMRDRNVTRYALPICLIGLAIAVYHNLLYIGLIPESITPCTEGVPCNAKQLELLGFITIPLMALGGFVSIAICLILSRPKYK is encoded by the coding sequence ATGACAGAAAGCTCAACCATAACGGGAAAAAATATCTCGCCACTGCTTTATGCGGCGTGGCTATTTGCTCTCATTGGAACTATCGGCAGCTTGTTTTTGAGTGAGGTAATGCTGTTTCCACCCTGCGTTCTATGCTGGTATCAGCGGATCGCTCTTTATCCGCTGGTCGTGATCATCGGCATCGGCATCGCTATGCGCGATCGCAATGTCACCCGTTACGCCTTGCCCATTTGCCTGATAGGCCTGGCTATAGCGGTCTATCACAATTTGCTTTATATCGGCTTGATCCCCGAGAGCATCACGCCGTGTACGGAAGGCGTTCCATGCAATGCCAAACAGCTCGAGCTGCTCGGGTTCATTACAATTCCGCTGATGGCCCTGGGGGGCTTCGTCAGCATCGCTATATGCCTCATTCTTTCGAGGCCTAAATATAAATAA
- a CDS encoding thioredoxin domain-containing protein, protein MRKDVLIMGVITLFVIVAAYFGAGYYRSSVQKEVKPSTPPTANSASLVREDSPTLGPADAKVTLVEFYDPECESCASFSLVVKKLLKDYDGKLRLVARYMPLHPNSMPAASFIEAAREQGKYWEAQELLFAKQSEWGEKHGAPIDAPKPNINALFDKYAKELGLDMNKAGQAIMENRYVPKIERDKKDGQALGVRRTPTFFVNGRELARFSESDLRALIEEEMKK, encoded by the coding sequence ATGAGAAAAGATGTATTAATAATGGGTGTGATCACTCTTTTTGTGATCGTTGCGGCATATTTTGGTGCGGGATATTACCGCAGCTCAGTTCAGAAAGAGGTCAAGCCAAGTACTCCCCCTACAGCCAATAGTGCTTCGCTTGTCCGCGAGGACAGCCCAACGCTCGGCCCTGCGGATGCCAAGGTTACGCTTGTCGAGTTTTACGATCCGGAATGCGAATCGTGCGCATCCTTCTCCCTGGTGGTTAAGAAGCTCCTGAAGGACTACGACGGCAAGCTCCGGCTCGTAGCGAGATATATGCCCCTGCATCCAAATTCAATGCCGGCGGCTTCCTTTATCGAGGCTGCCCGTGAACAGGGTAAGTATTGGGAGGCTCAGGAACTTCTTTTTGCTAAGCAATCTGAATGGGGAGAGAAACACGGTGCTCCGATCGACGCCCCAAAGCCTAACATTAATGCCCTGTTTGATAAATACGCAAAAGAACTGGGCCTAGACATGAACAAAGCAGGTCAGGCGATCATGGAGAATCGCTATGTTCCTAAGATCGAACGCGACAAAAAAGACGGTCAGGCTCTAGGCGTTCGCCGAACCCCGACCTTCTTCGTAAATGGCCGCGAACTCGCCCGCTTCAGCGAATCGGACCTGCGAGCATTGATCGAAGAGGAAATGAAAAAATAG